The following coding sequences are from one Planctomycetaceae bacterium window:
- a CDS encoding ABC transporter permease, with the protein MLKYTLRRLAYMCVTLLAVSIVTFVVIQLPPGDYLTQKIVMLQATGQAGDVEKIEAMRESYGLDRPLYEQYVRWMGLKWFLPMLSRNERDKAWQSYQQAQQLHAQAVQKWQALSTAKREKTPQPEAPQPPGWGFFRGENRGLLQGYLGRSFEQEKPVSELLAERLPLTMLIFLGSVTVVYSLAIPIGIYSATHKYRLSDYAAMAGSFIGMSVPGFLLALILMFAMFHWYGLSPGGVFSPQYVGAAWSWGKVADLAAHLAGPLIVVAINGTAGLIRVVRGNLLDQLQQLYVTTARAKGVAEWKLLLKYPVRVAIIPVVSSIGFLLPGLIGGQAIIEIVLGLPTFGPLLLAALKSQDMFLAGSVVMIQTLLVVVGVFLSDLLLMVVDPRIRLTGGSK; encoded by the coding sequence ATGCTCAAATACACCCTCCGTCGCCTGGCATACATGTGCGTGACGTTGCTGGCGGTCTCGATCGTGACGTTTGTCGTCATCCAACTTCCCCCCGGCGACTACCTCACGCAGAAAATCGTCATGCTCCAGGCCACCGGCCAAGCCGGCGATGTCGAAAAGATCGAAGCCATGCGAGAAAGCTACGGCCTCGACCGCCCCTTGTACGAGCAGTACGTCCGTTGGATGGGCCTCAAATGGTTCCTGCCCATGCTCAGCCGGAACGAACGCGACAAGGCCTGGCAGAGCTATCAGCAGGCGCAGCAGCTCCACGCCCAGGCCGTGCAGAAGTGGCAGGCTTTATCGACGGCCAAGCGTGAGAAGACGCCCCAGCCCGAGGCGCCCCAGCCGCCGGGGTGGGGCTTCTTCCGCGGCGAGAACCGCGGCCTGCTGCAAGGCTACCTCGGCCGATCGTTCGAGCAGGAAAAGCCCGTCAGCGAACTGCTGGCCGAGCGCCTGCCGCTGACGATGCTGATCTTCCTGGGCTCGGTGACCGTGGTCTATTCGCTGGCGATTCCGATCGGGATCTACTCGGCCACGCACAAGTACCGGCTGTCGGATTACGCGGCGATGGCCGGGTCGTTCATCGGCATGTCGGTGCCGGGATTTCTGCTGGCGCTGATCCTGATGTTCGCGATGTTCCACTGGTACGGTCTGAGCCCCGGCGGGGTCTTCTCGCCGCAGTACGTCGGGGCGGCCTGGTCGTGGGGCAAGGTCGCCGACTTGGCGGCGCATCTGGCCGGGCCGCTGATCGTCGTGGCCATCAACGGCACGGCCGGGCTCATCCGCGTGGTACGCGGCAACCTGCTTGACCAGCTCCAGCAGCTCTACGTGACGACCGCCCGCGCCAAGGGCGTGGCCGAGTGGAAGCTGCTGCTCAAGTACCCCGTTCGCGTGGCGATCATTCCGGTCGTCAGCTCGATCGGCTTCCTGCTGCCCGGGCTCATCGGCGGCCAGGCGATCATTGAGATCGTGCTGGGCCTGCCGACGTTCGGCCCGCTGCTGCTGGCGGCGCTGAAGAGCCAGGACATGTTCCTGGCCGGCAGCGTGGTGATGATCCAGACGCTGCTGGTGGTGGTGGGGGTGTTCCTGTCGGACCTGCTGCTGATGGTGGTCGACCCGCGCATCCGCCTGACGGGAGGGTCGAAATGA
- a CDS encoding ABC transporter permease: MPLEAFKVLTYRQLMWRRFKRHKLAMAGAVMLVVLYGLALLADFAAPYAPTQRVPGYISAPPQRLHVWGPDGFHVRPFVYGLDLKVDAAGFQRIYSSNTSRMIPVRWFVRGERYSVLGLFKTDMHLFGVEPSAAGEPPATIFLFGSDRLGRDMLSRILHGARVTLSIGLVGMSLSFVLGCVLGSISGYYGGVIDTIIQRVIEFIVSIPTLPLWMALSAALPAGWPMYQRYFGITLILSLVGWCGLARVVRGQILQLRDQDFVTAARCASASDGWIIFRHLLPSTMSYLIVSITLAIPGMILGETALSFLGLGIQAPAVSWGTLLQDAQNIRTLANQPWVLIPGAFVVLTVISFNFVGDGLRDAVDPHGK, translated from the coding sequence GTGCCACTCGAGGCATTCAAGGTGCTGACCTACCGCCAGCTCATGTGGCGGCGGTTCAAGCGGCACAAGCTGGCGATGGCCGGAGCGGTCATGCTCGTCGTGCTGTACGGTTTGGCGCTGCTGGCTGACTTCGCCGCCCCGTACGCCCCGACGCAGCGCGTGCCCGGGTACATCAGCGCCCCGCCGCAGCGGCTCCACGTGTGGGGACCGGACGGGTTCCACGTGCGGCCGTTCGTGTATGGGCTGGACCTCAAGGTCGACGCCGCCGGTTTTCAGCGCATCTACAGCAGCAACACCTCGCGGATGATTCCGGTCCGCTGGTTCGTCCGCGGCGAGCGCTATTCGGTACTGGGCCTGTTCAAGACCGACATGCACCTGTTCGGGGTCGAGCCGTCGGCCGCGGGCGAGCCGCCGGCGACGATCTTCCTGTTCGGCAGCGACCGCCTCGGGCGCGACATGCTCTCTCGCATCCTGCACGGGGCGCGGGTGACGCTGTCGATCGGGCTGGTGGGCATGAGCCTGTCGTTCGTGCTCGGTTGCGTGCTGGGCAGCATCTCGGGGTACTACGGCGGCGTGATCGACACGATCATCCAGCGCGTGATCGAGTTCATCGTCTCGATTCCGACTCTGCCGCTGTGGATGGCGCTGTCCGCGGCCCTGCCGGCGGGCTGGCCGATGTACCAGCGGTATTTCGGCATCACGCTGATCCTCTCGCTGGTGGGCTGGTGCGGCCTGGCGCGCGTGGTGCGCGGGCAGATTCTGCAGCTTCGCGACCAGGACTTTGTGACGGCCGCCCGCTGCGCCAGCGCCTCGGACGGCTGGATCATCTTCCGCCACCTGCTGCCCTCGACGATGAGCTACCTGATCGTCTCGATCACGCTGGCGATCCCGGGCATGATCCTGGGCGAGACCGCTCTGAGCTTCCTGGGCCTGGGCATTCAGGCTCCGGCCGTCAGTTGGGGCACGCTGCTCCAGGACGCCCAGAACATCCGCACGCTGGCGAATCAGCCTTGGGTGCTGATCCCCGGGGCGTTCGTGGTGCTGACGGTGATCAGCTTCAACTTCGTCGGCGACGGACTCAGGGACGCGGTCGATCCGCACGGGAAGTGA